Proteins encoded by one window of Cloeon dipterum chromosome 2, ieCloDipt1.1, whole genome shotgun sequence:
- the Rab3-GEF gene encoding MAP kinase-activating death domain protein isoform X4, with amino-acid sequence MCDVQKKFLCPRLADYLAIVGCRQPARNNSGGIQAPELLRRYPVEDHKDFPLPLDMVYFCQPEGCVSVGPRRTALREATSFVFTLTEKDSGKSRYGICVNFYRPIERAGAPGLAGSGRGDRSSTFRRESWRKSMEKSTDSAFSSDYRSTVAPSDSDREGSRRDSEHHPPPIPGPPRMGSLAAPPVACDSESGGSHSPSPRASRRRQRVRNHSLTSLCLLSHHPFFSKFRECMFVLKRIIDACNDNISPRRVGSRQIARDSVWSVLAGNVHDNIPSIVMHDVREIETWILRLLSAPVPVPGKTRVELDIMPSCMHAPLCFALPDHTRFTLVDFPLHLPLELLGVETCLKVLTLILLEYKLVLQSRDYNALSMSVMAFVNLIYPLEYMFPVIPLLPTCMSCAEQLLLAPTPYVIGVPASFFMYKKNFNICRLPDDIWLVDLDSNKISPPSNNDDLPNLPEPEGTILKNHLKQAMQLMDQAGALSNMTSGFGDPPPRETPPPPGVKSNSGGAFNPFIYGSDVDSVDVATRVAMVRFFNSQNLLANFTEHTRTLRLYPRPVVAFQINSFLRSRPRNSNFLSRFARTQAVEFLAEWSLTPSNVAFLRVHTGIFDPTQIGDKAKWFHNALEPIHFAAWDENSSLRGALKAAEQAEHGPKTDESGSDSEGAESTSSSYSSLSDFVSEMVSSDLSPMGHHEHTPMSLSSGLDAKSIYHPPSSLQLPGGREQELLAAAEAGGQAGSSPPSTSSSRSDLSSPSFNRDSELEFAPRVKEVEGMTKNEDPSPEESDSNSTTATPRTVVAAHQSPPQRQSSFTSVLARASSLGSSGRQGSQTSLLEQFASQAKELVKETTRQSSQDGLLAQMDKLKMQAREKMGSTDSAGSHDSGDLREVFAPLEQFTLKAKIAAEEAGKSVQEASKSAIEASKSAAGISKNTLGDLTYVGKTTLGDLTKSAKEAASKKGLLKCLPLHHQGMVPQQQQSPQPPEQHSTSLVAPELGRTAGRDFFSNLSNEMNGIAAQTTSMFSNMFEGGRGSKRTVAGPSVIAQATANVVQQRPKEPPRTQPFGPFPTGRKGLVEKSSLIKHAPPRREEIPRGERNTTNVENQAFLKDVINQVLAGEGVGWLKLNRLKKLMEDESYRNLVLSKLNRTLDRKVGPDDHLDDVCVSRAVWKGMLKTILAVVHGLEVTYSNFGLGGMASAFQLLEVAHTHYWSRDFNESANTLELSGGSSAAMLSGASSPFGSKENLKSPHSPQGSPIPPDLHDLSRKSSHSDVSCTPRRLSQGHGEEGDHSAAEVLRDVLNQKRQILMAKLSSQDQDNQQVEDAAEESDAGSIITNPAFLQRQRPGQQSFRSTVSDSEVEQTNARRNQSVWSSKSSLSSGFRLPGANMGQNVGSPSPESGRTYLYEGLLGKDRSTLWDQMQFWEDSFLDAVSQERDMVGMDQGPREMMERYSHLSDTERKRLEHEEDRLLATLLYNVTAMMVMVSVTRQEVRNKVRRLLGKSHIGLVYSQEVHELLDKIDQFNGNDIDLRPLGSRQMHRQSFTVHLGVDSTGNLLFLEVREDGLVLRSVNGAIVERWWFERLVNMTYSPKTKVLCLWRRNGGQTQLHKYYTKKCKELYYCIKDSMEKAAARGCGAQAGVELGGEFPVQDMRTGEGGLLQVCMEGVGLLFAHSKDFEFFVRLDHIRKCFTQKGGIFVLEEFNPKTRMVLQRRYKSAMADQICYAVLCVFSYVAAGQEHQKKQQQASKTPVKQ; translated from the exons ATGTGCGACGTGCAGAAGAAGTTCCTCTGTCCGCGGCTAGCCGACTACCTTGCCATCGTGGGATGTCGGCAGCCGGCGCGAAACAACTCGGGGGGCATCCAGGCGCCCGAGCTACTGCGCAGGTACCCCGTGGAGGACCACAAGGACTTCCCTCTGCCTCTCGATATGGTCTACTTCTGCCAACCTGAGGGTTGCGTTTCCGTCGGGCCACGCAGAACTGCCCTGAGAGAGGCCACCTCCTTTGTGTTCACGCTAACAGAGAAAGACTCTG GAAAATCGCGTTATGGCATATGCGTCAATTTCTACCGGCCGATTGAGCGTGCAGGCGCGCCCGGTTTGGCAGGCAGTGGCCGTGGGGACCGATCATCCACTTTCCGCAGGGAATCGTGGCGCAAGAGCATGGAAAAAAGCACAGACTCGGCGTTCTCCAG CGACTACAGGAGCACAGTGGCGCCGAGTGACTCTGATCGCGAGGGTAGTCGGCGTGACTCTGAGCACCATCCACCACCAATCCCAGGCCCACCGCGGATGGGCAGTCTGGCGGCGCCGCCGGTCGCGTGTGACTCAGAGAGCGGTGGTTCGCATTCGCCGTCGCCGCGGGCCAGCCGGCGGCGTCAGAGGGTGCGCAACCACTCTCTCACCTCGCTGTGCTTGCTGTCGCACCACCCCTTCTTCTCCAAGTTCAGGGAGTGCATGTTCGTCCTGAAACGCATCATCGACGCGTGCAACGACAACATCTCGCCAAGAAGGGTTGGCTCTAGACAGATTGCGAG AGATTCGGTGTGGAGCGTATTGGCTGGCAACGTGCACGACAACATCCCCAGCATCGTGATGCACGACGTGCGCGAGATCGAAACATGGATCCTGCGACTTCTGAGCGCCCCTGTGCCTGTGCCAGGGAAAACTCGGGTCGAGCTGGACATAATGCCTAGCTGCATGCACGCACCCCTCTGCTTCGCGCTGCCAGACCACACCAGGTTCACCCTAGTCGACTTCCCCCTCCATCTTCCCCTGGAACTGCTCGGTGTCGAGACTTGCCTCAAAGTTCTTACTCTAATTTTACTCGAGTATAAG CTGGTCTTACAATCAAGGGACTACAACGCCCTATCAATGTCAGTGATGGCCTTCGTGAATCTGATCTACCCCCTTGAGTACATGTTTCCCGTAATTCCATTGCTGCCTACTTGCATGAGCTGCGCTGAACAG CTCCTTCTAGCACCAACACCTTACGTAATAGGAGTGCCTGCCAGTTTCTTCATGTACAAAAAGAATTTCAA TATCTGCAGGCTACCTGACGACATTTGGTTGGTAGATCTGGACTCTAATAAAATATCTCCACCGTCGAACAATGATGACCTACCTAATCTTCCTGAGCCTGAGGGaacaattcttaaaaatcatttaaaacag GCTATGCAGCTCATGGATCAGGCTGGC gcaTTAAGCAATATGACATCTGGATTTGGAGATCCACCACCTAGGGAAACTCCTCCACCACCAGgtgtaaaatcaaattcaggGGGTGCGTTTAACCCTTTTATTTATGGAAGTGACGTGGACAGCGTCGATGTTGCGACAAGAGTGGCAATG GTGCGGTTCTTTAACTCTCAAAatctgctggccaatttcacCGAACACACGCGGACCCTGCGTTTGTACCCTCGGCCGGTGGTTGCCTTCCAGATTAATAGCTTTCTGCGATCACGACCGCGCAACTCGAACTTCTTGAGTCGCTTCGCCCGCACACAAGCGGTCGAATTTCTTGCCGAGTGGTCGCTCACCCCAAGCAATGTAGCGTTCCTGCGTGTTCACACGGGGATTTTTGATCCGACGCAGATCGGGGACAAGGCCAAGTGGTTCCACAATGCGTTGGAGCCTATCCACTTTGCGGCCTGGGACGAGAACAGTTCTCTCAGAGGCGCCTTGAAAGCTGCTGAGCAGGCGGAGCACGGGCCAAAAACCGACGAGAGTGGCTCAGATAGCGAAGGTGCCGAGAGCACCAGCTCTTCTTACTCGTCTCTCAGTGACTTCGTGTCGGAAATGGTCTCCTCTGATCTGTCACCCATGG GCCATCACGAACACACGCCAATGTCACTGAGCTCAGGACTTGACGCTAAGTCAATTTATCACCCACCGTCCTCCCTGCAGCTTCCAGGAGGGAGGGAGCAGGAATTGCTGGCGGCAGCTGAGGCAGGAGGCCAGGCTGGCTCCTCGCCACCGTCCACCTCGTCCAGTCGGAGTGATCTCAGCTCACCCAGCTTCAATCGGGACTCTGAGCTGGAGTTTGCGCCAAGGGTTAAGGAGGTGGAAGGGATGACGAAAAACGAAGATCCAAGCCCTGAGGAATCTGACTCGAACTCCACGACGGCAACGCCAAGGACTGTG GTAGCTGCACACCAATCACCGCCCCAGAGGCAATCAAGCTTTACTAGTGTCTTGGCACGAGCGTCGAGTCTGGGTTCATCAGGTCGACAGGGCAGTCAGACCTCCCTGTTAGAGCAGTTTGCCTCTCAGGCTAAAGAACTGGTCAAGGAAACCACCAGACAGAGCTCGCAGGACGGCCTGCTTGCACAAATGGATAAA ctaaaaatgCAAGCTCGTGAAAAAATGGGATCCACCGATTCTGCCGGAAGTCACGATTCTGGTGATTTAAGAGAAGTGTTCGCTCCACTAGAGCAG TTCACGCTCAAAGCGAAGATTGCGGCTGAGGAGGCGGGTAAGAGTGTTCAAGAGGCGAGTAAATCGGCTATCGAAGCCAGCAAAAGCGCAGCTGGAATTAGCAAAAATACTCTTGGTGACCTGACCTACGTTGGGAAAACTACTCTGGGAGACCTCACGAAAAGTGCCAAAGAGGCTGCGTCAAAGAAAGGATTGCTCAAG TGTCTGCCGCTACATCACCAGGGTATGGTGCCACAACAGCAGCAGTCCCCGCAACCCCCAGAGCAGCACAGTACGTCATTGGTGGCACCTGAGCTCGGAAGGACAGCTGGCAGGGATTTCTTCTCCAACCTGAGCAACGAGATGAATGGAATCGCAGCGCAGACAACCAGCATGTTTTCCAACATGTTCG AGGGCGGGCGTG GCTCGAAGCGCACTGTAGCAGGCCCTTCCGTAATTGCCCAAGCAACCGCAAACGTCGTCCAGCAGAGGCCCAAGGAGCCTCCTAGGACGCAGCCTTTCGGTCCATTTCCGACAG GTCGCAAAGGATTGGTAGAGAAATCGTCGCTTATAAAGCACGCACCACCAAGGAGGGAAGAAATTCCACGCGGTGAAAGAAACACGACAAACGTGGAAAATCAGGCTTTCCTTAAAGAT GTCATAAACCAAGTTCTTGCCGGTGAAGGCGTTGGTTGGCTCAAGCTGAATAGACTTAAGAAGTTAATGGAGGACGAAAGCTACCGGAACCTAGTTTTGAGCAAGTTGAACAGGACCCTGGACAGGAAAGTGGGACCAGACGACCACCTTGATGATGTC TGTGTCAGTCGAGCAGTTTGGAAAGGAATGCTGAAAACGATTTTGGCCGTAGTCCATGGGTTGGAAGTGACCTACTCGAACTTTGGCTTGGGAGGTATGGCATCAGCGTTCCAACTTCTCGAGGTTGCCCACACGCATTACTGGTCGAGGGACTTCAACGAAAGCGCCAACACGCTTGAGTTGAGCGGTGGAAGCTCGGCCGCAATGCTCTCAGGC GCGTCAAGTCCTTTCGGGAGCAAAGAAAACCTGAAGTCCCCTCACAGCCCTCAGGGCTCTCCAATACCGCCTGACCTTCACGACCTGAGCAGAAAGTCATCGCACTCGGACGTTTCTTGTACACCAAGGAGGCTTTCCCAGGGTCATGGTGAAGAAGGAGACCATAGCGCCGCTGAGGTCCTTCGGGATGTGCTGAACCAAAAGCGGCAAATCCTCATGGCTAAATTGTCATCCCAAGATCAAGAT AACCAACAAGTTGAAGACGCCGCAGAAGAGAGCGACGCCGGCAGTATAATCACCAACCCCGCTTTCCTACAAAGACAACGACCAGGACAGCAGTCATTTAGAAGCACAGTCTCTGATAGCGAGGTTGAACAGACAAAt GCTCGTCGCAACCAAAGCGTCTGGTCCAGCAAATCATCCCTCAGCTCAGGATTCAGGTTACCAGGTGCAAATATGGGGCAAAACGTGGGCTCACCCAGTCCCGAATCTGGCCGCACATATCTATACGAAG GACTGCTTGGCAAAGACAGATCGACATTGTGGGACCAAATGCAATTCTGGGAAGACTCGTTTTTGGACGCAGTCTCTCAAGAGCGGGACATGGTTGGCATGGACCAGGGTCCTCGAGAGATGATGGAAAG GTATAGCCACCTGAGCGACACGGAACGAAAACGTCTGGAACATGAGGAGGATAGGCTACTTGCCACCCTTTTGTACAACGTCACGGCCATGATGGTCATGGTCAGCGTAACTCGACAGGAGGTTCGCAACAAAGTCCGACGCCTACTTGGAAAGAGCCACATTGGTTTGGTGTACAGCCAGGAAGTGCACGAGTTGCTCGACAAAATAGACCAATTC aatGGTAACGACATTGACTTGAGACCTCTCGGCTCGCGGCAAATGCATCGCCAGAGTTTCACGGTTCACCTAGGCGTCGACTCGACCGGCAACCTACTCTTCTTAGAGGTACGAGAGGACGGATTAGTGTTGAGATCCGTGAACGGGGCTATTGTCGAAAGGTGGTGGTTTGAAAGGCTAGTCAACATGACCTACAGCCCCAAGACCAAAGTGCTCTGTCTCTGGAGGAGAAATGGAGGACAAACGCAACTCCACAAATACTACACTAAGAAG TGCAAGGAACTGTACTACTGCATAAAAGACTCAATGGAAAAGGCGGCCGCGAGAGGATGCGGGGCCCAGGCAGGAGTCGAGCTAGGTGGAGAGTTCCCAGTGCAGGACATGAGAACCGGCGAAGGAGGACTGTTGCAGGTCTGCATGGAGGGAGTTGGACTTCTTTTTGCACATAGCAAG GATTTCGAG TTTTTTGTACGACTAGATCACATCCGCAAGTGCTTTACTCAAAAGGGAGGAATTTTTGTCCTCGAAGAATTCA atCCAAAAACTCGAATGGTTTTACAAAGAAGATACAAGTCTGCCATG GCTGATCAAATTTGCTACGCGGTTCTGTGCGTGTTTTCTTACGTGGCTGCCGGACAGGAGCACCAAAAGAAGCAACAGCAAGCGTCCAAGACGCCTGTGAAACAGTAA
- the Rab3-GEF gene encoding MAP kinase-activating death domain protein isoform X2, translating into MCDVQKKFLCPRLADYLAIVGCRQPARNNSGGIQAPELLRRYPVEDHKDFPLPLDMVYFCQPEGCVSVGPRRTALREATSFVFTLTEKDSGKSRYGICVNFYRPIERAGAPGLAGSGRGDRSSTFRRESWRKSMEKSTDSAFSSDYRSTVAPSDSDREGSRRDSEHHPPPIPGPPRMGSLAAPPVACDSESGGSHSPSPRASRRRQRVRNHSLTSLCLLSHHPFFSKFRECMFVLKRIIDACNDNISPRRVGSRQIARDSVWSVLAGNVHDNIPSIVMHDVREIETWILRLLSAPVPVPGKTRVELDIMPSCMHAPLCFALPDHTRFTLVDFPLHLPLELLGVETCLKVLTLILLEYKLVLQSRDYNALSMSVMAFVNLIYPLEYMFPVIPLLPTCMSCAEQLLLAPTPYVIGVPASFFMYKKNFNICRLPDDIWLVDLDSNKISPPSNNDDLPNLPEPEGTILKNHLKQAMQLMDQAGALSNMTSGFGDPPPRETPPPPGVKSNSGGAFNPFIYGSDVDSVDVATRVAMVRFFNSQNLLANFTEHTRTLRLYPRPVVAFQINSFLRSRPRNSNFLSRFARTQAVEFLAEWSLTPSNVAFLRVHTGIFDPTQIGDKAKWFHNALEPIHFAAWDENSSLRGALKAAEQAEHGPKTDESGSDSEGAESTSSSYSSLSDFVSEMVSSDLSPMGHHEHTPMSLSSGLDAKSIYHPPSSLQLPGGREQELLAAAEAGGQAGSSPPSTSSSRSDLSSPSFNRDSELEFAPRVKEVEGMTKNEDPSPEESDSNSTTATPRTVVAAHQSPPQRQSSFTSVLARASSLGSSGRQGSQTSLLEQFASQAKELVKETTRQSSQDGLLAQMDKLKMQAREKMGSTDSAGSHDSGDLREVFAPLEQFTLKAKIAAEEAGKSVQEASKSAIEASKSAAGISKNTLGDLTYVGKTTLGDLTKSAKEAASKKGLLKCLPLHHQGMVPQQQQSPQPPEQHSTSLVAPELGRTAGRDFFSNLSNEMNGIAAQTTSMFSNMFEGGRGSKRTVAGPSVIAQATANVVQQRPKEPPRTQPFGPFPTGRKGLVEKSSLIKHAPPRREEIPRGERNTTNVENQAFLKDVINQVLAGEGVGWLKLNRLKKLMEDESYRNLVLSKLNRTLDRKVGPDDHLDDVCVSRAVWKGMLKTILAVVHGLEVTYSNFGLGGMASAFQLLEVAHTHYWSRDFNESANTLELSGGSSAAMLSGASSPFGSKENLKSPHSPQGSPIPPDLHDLSRKSSHSDVSCTPRRLSQGHGEEGDHSAAEVLRDVLNQKRQILMAKLSSQDQDNQQVEDAAEESDAGSIITNPAFLQRQRPGQQSFRSTVSDSEVEQTNFPRQARRNQSVWSSKSSLSSGFRLPGANMGQNVGSPSPESGRTYLYEGLLGKDRSTLWDQMQFWEDSFLDAVSQERDMVGMDQGPREMMERYSHLSDTERKRLEHEEDRLLATLLYNVTAMMVMVSVTRQEVRNKVRRLLGKSHIGLVYSQEVHELLDKIDQFNGNDIDLRPLGSRQMHRQSFTVHLGVDSTGNLLFLEVREDGLVLRSVNGAIVERWWFERLVNMTYSPKTKVLCLWRRNGGQTQLHKYYTKKCKELYYCIKDSMEKAAARGCGAQAGVELGGEFPVQDMRTGEGGLLQVCMEGVGLLFAHSKDFEFFVRLDHIRKCFTQKGGIFVLEEFNPKTRMVLQRRYKSAMADQICYAVLCVFSYVAAGQEHQKKQQQASKTPVKQ; encoded by the exons ATGTGCGACGTGCAGAAGAAGTTCCTCTGTCCGCGGCTAGCCGACTACCTTGCCATCGTGGGATGTCGGCAGCCGGCGCGAAACAACTCGGGGGGCATCCAGGCGCCCGAGCTACTGCGCAGGTACCCCGTGGAGGACCACAAGGACTTCCCTCTGCCTCTCGATATGGTCTACTTCTGCCAACCTGAGGGTTGCGTTTCCGTCGGGCCACGCAGAACTGCCCTGAGAGAGGCCACCTCCTTTGTGTTCACGCTAACAGAGAAAGACTCTG GAAAATCGCGTTATGGCATATGCGTCAATTTCTACCGGCCGATTGAGCGTGCAGGCGCGCCCGGTTTGGCAGGCAGTGGCCGTGGGGACCGATCATCCACTTTCCGCAGGGAATCGTGGCGCAAGAGCATGGAAAAAAGCACAGACTCGGCGTTCTCCAG CGACTACAGGAGCACAGTGGCGCCGAGTGACTCTGATCGCGAGGGTAGTCGGCGTGACTCTGAGCACCATCCACCACCAATCCCAGGCCCACCGCGGATGGGCAGTCTGGCGGCGCCGCCGGTCGCGTGTGACTCAGAGAGCGGTGGTTCGCATTCGCCGTCGCCGCGGGCCAGCCGGCGGCGTCAGAGGGTGCGCAACCACTCTCTCACCTCGCTGTGCTTGCTGTCGCACCACCCCTTCTTCTCCAAGTTCAGGGAGTGCATGTTCGTCCTGAAACGCATCATCGACGCGTGCAACGACAACATCTCGCCAAGAAGGGTTGGCTCTAGACAGATTGCGAG AGATTCGGTGTGGAGCGTATTGGCTGGCAACGTGCACGACAACATCCCCAGCATCGTGATGCACGACGTGCGCGAGATCGAAACATGGATCCTGCGACTTCTGAGCGCCCCTGTGCCTGTGCCAGGGAAAACTCGGGTCGAGCTGGACATAATGCCTAGCTGCATGCACGCACCCCTCTGCTTCGCGCTGCCAGACCACACCAGGTTCACCCTAGTCGACTTCCCCCTCCATCTTCCCCTGGAACTGCTCGGTGTCGAGACTTGCCTCAAAGTTCTTACTCTAATTTTACTCGAGTATAAG CTGGTCTTACAATCAAGGGACTACAACGCCCTATCAATGTCAGTGATGGCCTTCGTGAATCTGATCTACCCCCTTGAGTACATGTTTCCCGTAATTCCATTGCTGCCTACTTGCATGAGCTGCGCTGAACAG CTCCTTCTAGCACCAACACCTTACGTAATAGGAGTGCCTGCCAGTTTCTTCATGTACAAAAAGAATTTCAA TATCTGCAGGCTACCTGACGACATTTGGTTGGTAGATCTGGACTCTAATAAAATATCTCCACCGTCGAACAATGATGACCTACCTAATCTTCCTGAGCCTGAGGGaacaattcttaaaaatcatttaaaacag GCTATGCAGCTCATGGATCAGGCTGGC gcaTTAAGCAATATGACATCTGGATTTGGAGATCCACCACCTAGGGAAACTCCTCCACCACCAGgtgtaaaatcaaattcaggGGGTGCGTTTAACCCTTTTATTTATGGAAGTGACGTGGACAGCGTCGATGTTGCGACAAGAGTGGCAATG GTGCGGTTCTTTAACTCTCAAAatctgctggccaatttcacCGAACACACGCGGACCCTGCGTTTGTACCCTCGGCCGGTGGTTGCCTTCCAGATTAATAGCTTTCTGCGATCACGACCGCGCAACTCGAACTTCTTGAGTCGCTTCGCCCGCACACAAGCGGTCGAATTTCTTGCCGAGTGGTCGCTCACCCCAAGCAATGTAGCGTTCCTGCGTGTTCACACGGGGATTTTTGATCCGACGCAGATCGGGGACAAGGCCAAGTGGTTCCACAATGCGTTGGAGCCTATCCACTTTGCGGCCTGGGACGAGAACAGTTCTCTCAGAGGCGCCTTGAAAGCTGCTGAGCAGGCGGAGCACGGGCCAAAAACCGACGAGAGTGGCTCAGATAGCGAAGGTGCCGAGAGCACCAGCTCTTCTTACTCGTCTCTCAGTGACTTCGTGTCGGAAATGGTCTCCTCTGATCTGTCACCCATGG GCCATCACGAACACACGCCAATGTCACTGAGCTCAGGACTTGACGCTAAGTCAATTTATCACCCACCGTCCTCCCTGCAGCTTCCAGGAGGGAGGGAGCAGGAATTGCTGGCGGCAGCTGAGGCAGGAGGCCAGGCTGGCTCCTCGCCACCGTCCACCTCGTCCAGTCGGAGTGATCTCAGCTCACCCAGCTTCAATCGGGACTCTGAGCTGGAGTTTGCGCCAAGGGTTAAGGAGGTGGAAGGGATGACGAAAAACGAAGATCCAAGCCCTGAGGAATCTGACTCGAACTCCACGACGGCAACGCCAAGGACTGTG GTAGCTGCACACCAATCACCGCCCCAGAGGCAATCAAGCTTTACTAGTGTCTTGGCACGAGCGTCGAGTCTGGGTTCATCAGGTCGACAGGGCAGTCAGACCTCCCTGTTAGAGCAGTTTGCCTCTCAGGCTAAAGAACTGGTCAAGGAAACCACCAGACAGAGCTCGCAGGACGGCCTGCTTGCACAAATGGATAAA ctaaaaatgCAAGCTCGTGAAAAAATGGGATCCACCGATTCTGCCGGAAGTCACGATTCTGGTGATTTAAGAGAAGTGTTCGCTCCACTAGAGCAG TTCACGCTCAAAGCGAAGATTGCGGCTGAGGAGGCGGGTAAGAGTGTTCAAGAGGCGAGTAAATCGGCTATCGAAGCCAGCAAAAGCGCAGCTGGAATTAGCAAAAATACTCTTGGTGACCTGACCTACGTTGGGAAAACTACTCTGGGAGACCTCACGAAAAGTGCCAAAGAGGCTGCGTCAAAGAAAGGATTGCTCAAG TGTCTGCCGCTACATCACCAGGGTATGGTGCCACAACAGCAGCAGTCCCCGCAACCCCCAGAGCAGCACAGTACGTCATTGGTGGCACCTGAGCTCGGAAGGACAGCTGGCAGGGATTTCTTCTCCAACCTGAGCAACGAGATGAATGGAATCGCAGCGCAGACAACCAGCATGTTTTCCAACATGTTCG AGGGCGGGCGTG GCTCGAAGCGCACTGTAGCAGGCCCTTCCGTAATTGCCCAAGCAACCGCAAACGTCGTCCAGCAGAGGCCCAAGGAGCCTCCTAGGACGCAGCCTTTCGGTCCATTTCCGACAG GTCGCAAAGGATTGGTAGAGAAATCGTCGCTTATAAAGCACGCACCACCAAGGAGGGAAGAAATTCCACGCGGTGAAAGAAACACGACAAACGTGGAAAATCAGGCTTTCCTTAAAGAT GTCATAAACCAAGTTCTTGCCGGTGAAGGCGTTGGTTGGCTCAAGCTGAATAGACTTAAGAAGTTAATGGAGGACGAAAGCTACCGGAACCTAGTTTTGAGCAAGTTGAACAGGACCCTGGACAGGAAAGTGGGACCAGACGACCACCTTGATGATGTC TGTGTCAGTCGAGCAGTTTGGAAAGGAATGCTGAAAACGATTTTGGCCGTAGTCCATGGGTTGGAAGTGACCTACTCGAACTTTGGCTTGGGAGGTATGGCATCAGCGTTCCAACTTCTCGAGGTTGCCCACACGCATTACTGGTCGAGGGACTTCAACGAAAGCGCCAACACGCTTGAGTTGAGCGGTGGAAGCTCGGCCGCAATGCTCTCAGGC GCGTCAAGTCCTTTCGGGAGCAAAGAAAACCTGAAGTCCCCTCACAGCCCTCAGGGCTCTCCAATACCGCCTGACCTTCACGACCTGAGCAGAAAGTCATCGCACTCGGACGTTTCTTGTACACCAAGGAGGCTTTCCCAGGGTCATGGTGAAGAAGGAGACCATAGCGCCGCTGAGGTCCTTCGGGATGTGCTGAACCAAAAGCGGCAAATCCTCATGGCTAAATTGTCATCCCAAGATCAAGAT AACCAACAAGTTGAAGACGCCGCAGAAGAGAGCGACGCCGGCAGTATAATCACCAACCCCGCTTTCCTACAAAGACAACGACCAGGACAGCAGTCATTTAGAAGCACAGTCTCTGATAGCGAGGTTGAACAGACAAAt TTCCCACGCCAGGCTCGTCGCAACCAAAGCGTCTGGTCCAGCAAATCATCCCTCAGCTCAGGATTCAGGTTACCAGGTGCAAATATGGGGCAAAACGTGGGCTCACCCAGTCCCGAATCTGGCCGCACATATCTATACGAAG GACTGCTTGGCAAAGACAGATCGACATTGTGGGACCAAATGCAATTCTGGGAAGACTCGTTTTTGGACGCAGTCTCTCAAGAGCGGGACATGGTTGGCATGGACCAGGGTCCTCGAGAGATGATGGAAAG GTATAGCCACCTGAGCGACACGGAACGAAAACGTCTGGAACATGAGGAGGATAGGCTACTTGCCACCCTTTTGTACAACGTCACGGCCATGATGGTCATGGTCAGCGTAACTCGACAGGAGGTTCGCAACAAAGTCCGACGCCTACTTGGAAAGAGCCACATTGGTTTGGTGTACAGCCAGGAAGTGCACGAGTTGCTCGACAAAATAGACCAATTC aatGGTAACGACATTGACTTGAGACCTCTCGGCTCGCGGCAAATGCATCGCCAGAGTTTCACGGTTCACCTAGGCGTCGACTCGACCGGCAACCTACTCTTCTTAGAGGTACGAGAGGACGGATTAGTGTTGAGATCCGTGAACGGGGCTATTGTCGAAAGGTGGTGGTTTGAAAGGCTAGTCAACATGACCTACAGCCCCAAGACCAAAGTGCTCTGTCTCTGGAGGAGAAATGGAGGACAAACGCAACTCCACAAATACTACACTAAGAAG TGCAAGGAACTGTACTACTGCATAAAAGACTCAATGGAAAAGGCGGCCGCGAGAGGATGCGGGGCCCAGGCAGGAGTCGAGCTAGGTGGAGAGTTCCCAGTGCAGGACATGAGAACCGGCGAAGGAGGACTGTTGCAGGTCTGCATGGAGGGAGTTGGACTTCTTTTTGCACATAGCAAG GATTTCGAG TTTTTTGTACGACTAGATCACATCCGCAAGTGCTTTACTCAAAAGGGAGGAATTTTTGTCCTCGAAGAATTCA atCCAAAAACTCGAATGGTTTTACAAAGAAGATACAAGTCTGCCATG GCTGATCAAATTTGCTACGCGGTTCTGTGCGTGTTTTCTTACGTGGCTGCCGGACAGGAGCACCAAAAGAAGCAACAGCAAGCGTCCAAGACGCCTGTGAAACAGTAA